In Calonectris borealis chromosome 8, bCalBor7.hap1.2, whole genome shotgun sequence, a single genomic region encodes these proteins:
- the PDE4B gene encoding 3',5'-cyclic-AMP phosphodiesterase 4B isoform X3, whose product MVFGKHQLKHFKRMLNRELTHLSEMSRSGNQVSEYISNTFLDKQNDVEIPSPTQKDREKKKKQQLMTQISGVKKLMHSSSLNNTSISRFGVKTEKEDHLAKELEDLNKWGLNIFNVARYSHNRPLTCIMYAIFQERDLLKTFKISSDTFVTYMMTLEDHYHSDVAYHNSLHAADVAQSTHVLLSTPALDAVFTDLEILAAIFAAAIHDVDHPGVSNQFLINTNSELALMYNDESVLENHHLAVGFKLLQEEHCDIFQNLTKKQRQTLRKMVIDMVLATDMSKHMSLLADLKTMVETKKVTSSGVLLLDNYTDRIQVLRNMVHCADLSNPTKSLELYRQWTDRIMEEFFQQGDKERERGMEISPMCDKHTASVEKSQVGFIDYIVHPLWETWADLVQPDAQDILDTLEDNRNWYQSMIPQSPSPPLEERGRDCQSLMEKFQFELTLEEEDSDGPEKDGESIGYFSNTKTLCVADPGEEDSQREANIEIVTEDTSPVDT is encoded by the exons TTCAAGAGGATGCTGAACCGGGAGCTGACACACCTCTCCGAGATGAGCCGCTCTGGCAACCAGGTGTCCGAGTACATTTCCAACACTTTCCTGG ACAAGCAGAATGATGTGGAGATTCCTTCTCCCACccagaaagacagagagaagaagaaaaaacagcagctcaTGACACAGATCAGTGGAGTGAAAAAATTAATGCATAGTTCAAGCTTAAATAACACCAGCATTTCACGATTTGgtgtgaaaacagaaaaggaagaccaTCTGGCCAAG GAACTGGAAGATCTGAATAAGTGGGGTCTCAACATATTTAATGTTGCAAGGTATTCCCACAACAGGCCGCTCACCTGCATTATGTATGCTATATTTCAG GAGCGAGATCTGCTAAAAACATTCAAGATCTCATCAGACACTTTTGTAACATACATGATGACGCTAGAAGACCACTACCATTCGGACGTAGCTTACCACAACAGCCTCCATGCTGCTGATGTTGCCCAGTCCACGCATGTTCTGCTCTCTACACCTGCGCTGGAT gCCGTCTTCACTGATTTAGAAATCCTTGCTGCAATTTTTGCAGCTGCAATTCATGATGTGGATCACCCTGGGGTCTCCAATCAATTTCTTATTAATACAA ATTCCGAACTAGCCCTGATGTATAACGATGAATCCGTCTTGGAGAACCACCATCTCGCTGTGGGTTTCAAACTGCTTCAAGAGGAGCACTGTGACATCTTCCAGAACCTGACCAAGAAACAGCGTCAGACGCTCAGGAAGATGGTGATCGACATG GTATTGGCGACAGATATGTCCAAGCATATGAGTCTGTTAGCTGATCTGAAGACTATGGTGGAAACTAAGAAAGTGACCAGTTCAGGAGTCCTCCTTCTGGACAACTACACAGACAGAATACAG GTTCTCCGAAATATGGTACATTGTGCGGACTTGAGTAATCCCACAAAGTCTCTGGAGCTGTACCGGCAGTGGACGGATAGGATCATGGAGGAGTTCTTCCAGCAGGGAGACAAAGAGCGAGAAAGAGGAATGGAAATCAGTCCAATGTGCGACAAACACACAGCATCGGTGGAAAAATCACAG GTGGGATTCATTGACTACATCGTCCATCCGCTCTGGGAGACGTGGGCTGACCTGGTGCAGCCCGATGCCCAGGACATCCTGGACACGCTGGAGGACAACAGGAACTGGTACCAGAGCATGATACCTCAGAGCCCATCTCCTCCGCtggaggagcggggcagggacTGTCAGAGCCTGATGGAGAAGTTCCAGTTTGAACTGACGCTGGAGGAGGAGGATTCGGATGGACCGGAGAAGGACGGCGAGAGCATCGGCTACTTCAGCAATACAAAGACACTCTGCGTGGCCGACCCAGGGGAAGAGGATTCACAGAGGGAGGCGAACATAGAAATTGTGACAGAAGATACGTCTCCTGTCGACACATAA